gatcctcttgtttaggtgtacatctggccttccacatctctttctgtccttgttaaagctggttgttctttgtctttgaagactgtagtgtacatctttggatgaaatcttcagttttttggtaatttcaagcattgtatagattcattcctcaaaacaatgatcgaCTGAGTTCCAAAAGCTGCttctttttagccatttttgacctaatatgccagtcttttgcatactcaaaaacaaacacaaagacaattttaaacttcatttaacgaattaaacagctttcaactgtgtttgatataatggcaagtgattttctagaaccaaattagcattttaacattattactctacaataaggtgttggagtgatgctgctgtctagatttgatcaaaaatgaaattttttcaaatagtgatggtgctgttttttacatcagtaatgtcctgactatactttgtgatcagttaaaggCCACGTTGGTGaagtaaagtaccaatttccttccgaaacagcaaaatctgtacattattccaaacttttggatgccAGTGTACCTTTATTATGCTtatgtctgtctttttttttaatatatatttatttgtagtaCACaagtattttatgttttgtgccTGTGCACGGTTCTTCTTATTTCTAAAACGTTAATAGTTTATTTCCTGTTCAGTACAATAGACACACCACACCCACCTGTTTGATTGATATATTGTCCAGGATTACATTTAGAGTGTTTCATAGCAAAAGTACAGCTGTCTTTATTTTGGTTAATGCAGTAGAAACCCTCATGTGGCTCACAAACAGTATCTGCAGTGCGTGTGCAGGCCTTCTGCACTCTTAGTCCAACATCTGTGGGAGACACAAAACAATTTTTGTTATCAAAAATGCAATGCATCAGAAAGAACTTTAATATATGATTAATATCTCTTTATCATCAGTTAATGCCATTATTATGGAGGATACACTAACTTTCATCACACACAGTACAGGGAAAGCATTTCATAAAGCCATTGGGTTCATCGATGTAAGTTGATTCAGGGCAAGGAACACAAGTTGTACTGGTATCTTCAGTGCAATCCCAATAGACACTGTTTCCTAAATAAAACATTAGAGAATATACTTTTTTTACAGAAATGAATGTTTAAAAGTATGatttattgtaattatatatGATATATCTACAAAACCTACAAAAGAAATAGCCAAaacttattttacattttcatcaaaaagtCAACTTATTCAAATGACTGTTTGTTGAGATCATTGTGTAGTCTTTGAGTATAaactatatgtatgtatttacttatttatttattatcaataTTAAAACATGTTAAGGCCATAAAGACTCATATGTACATAAAATGACTGGTTTTACTGTACCGGGTGCACACATGGGGCAGCAATTTCCATTTATGTCATATTCAGCAGGTGCACATGCACTGAAACACAGTTCAATGTCCAGAGTGACAATAGCAGATATGAATAAAATGATCCTGAAATTGAACATGTTCAAA
This DNA window, taken from Xyrauchen texanus isolate HMW12.3.18 chromosome 5, RBS_HiC_50CHRs, whole genome shotgun sequence, encodes the following:
- the LOC127643973 gene encoding tumor necrosis factor receptor superfamily member 14-like isoform X1, which produces MFNFRIILFISAIVTLDIELCFSACAPAEYDINGNCCPMCAPGNSVYWDCTEDTSTTCVPCPESTYIDEPNGFMKCFPCTVCDENVGLRVQKACTRTADTVCEPHEGFYCINQNKDSCTFAMKHSKCNPGQYINQTGTALKDTVCADCTDGTYSNGSLTFCQPHSKCETEGSEEIKPGTKSSDAECGKSTPVGLIVGVIFAFIVIVLIVVAVGFLTILILKQRGQLSNRSIRTHRLYRSPFDVTLTSAPDSPSITRSHSPVF